One genomic window of Cololabis saira isolate AMF1-May2022 chromosome 3, fColSai1.1, whole genome shotgun sequence includes the following:
- the utp11 gene encoding probable U3 small nucleolar RNA-associated protein 11, protein MSSFRKALKSRQRNHHERSQPGFRKHLGLLEKKKDYKLRADDYHKKQNTLSALRKKALEKNPDEFYHNMISSKLEDGVHVMKKKNEEVEVTEEQKKVMRTQDIKYVEMKRVAEAKKIERLKGELHLLDAESKEKNKHTFFVDSKKEVQTFDLANHLDTAPELVDRVFNRPTLKTLETKSIQGAVEPRRIEKLARQRNHQYKILSQRIDREKKMFVISQKIQTRKDLQDKTKKVKVKKETANTAAHYKFEAKRKR, encoded by the exons ATGTCGTCCTTCAGAAAAGCGCTGAAATCGCGTCAGCGAAACCACCATGAAAGATCTCAG CCTGGTTTTAGGAAGCATTTGGGACTcctggagaagaagaaagacTACAAACTGCGTGCAGA TGATTACCACAAGAAACAAAACACCCTCTCTGCTCTGCGAAAGAAAGCCCTGGAAAAGAACCCAGATGAGTTTTACCACAACATGATCAGCTCAAAACTGGAG GATGGAGTTCATGTAATGAAGAAGAAGAACGAGGAGGTGGAGGTGACAGAAGAACAGAAGAAAGTGATGAGGACGCAGGATATCAAATATGTGGAGATGAAAAGGGTCGCAGAGGCAAAG AAAATTGAGAGACTCAAAGGGGAGCTCCATCTTCTGGATGccgaaagcaaagaaaaaaacaaacacacttttttCGTGGATTCCAAAAAGGAGG TACAGACTTTTGACCTGGCAAACCACCTGGACACAGCTCCAGAGTTGGTGGACAGAGTGTTCAACAGACCAACTCTTAAAACTCTGGAGACGAAGAGCATCCAGGGTGCTGTGGAACCACGCAGAATAGAG AAGCTGGCGAGGCAAAGGAATCATCAGTATAAAATCCTGTCCCAGAGGATcgacagagaaaagaaaatgttcgTCATCAGTCAGAAAATTCAGACCCGGAAGGACCTGCAG GACAAGACCAAGAAAGTGAAGGTAAAAAAAGAGACTGCTAATACTGCTGCTCACTACAAGTTTGAGGCCAAGAGGAAACGCTGA